The Perca fluviatilis chromosome 3, GENO_Pfluv_1.0, whole genome shotgun sequence nucleotide sequence GACTGgcagctcccaataaccagagttggcttctcagcgggtgtgtCACTGAgtggggagaaactgttagaaagGCGAAGATGTTGGTGGTTAACCATAGGCTCCAGTTACGGagcgctggctagctacggaagcatccGATTTTGATTCCATGGTGGGGAGccgtgcctcaaactcactaaacctcgcctccagagcagcgaaaaaaactttattacatgtatctttattacattacattacatgtcatttagctgccgcttttatccaaagtgacttccaattaagtgctttcaaccataaaggtgcaaactccagacaaaaAGTAATAAGTGCAAGGAgacagaggaatagctaaacatttgacacaagcaagggagagcaggagacggAGAGGAATTAGCTAAAcaaaagtagctaacagcgtttcAACAATTGTGAGAGGCAGTCGCTAGTAGTATTGTAGTTTAAATACAATCCAGGCAATTAGCCgctaaattaaacaataaaggAGTTGAGTAAGAAGAAGATAAGGCTCTGTATCCAATCCTGCGATCTCCAACTTCTCCAAATACCGCTCTCTGTGAGCACCTACCAGATGCCCTACCTCGACTGATAACGGCACGACAACTTGTAGTTCAATAGAAGAAGCCATAAAGAAGaagatagtattattattacagtttatttagtgttatttattttaaactgattgaaactaatgaaactcTCCGCTCGTCTGCTACGCTGTTTAGCTCGTGCTTCCAGtgattctgccgtccgtcatggcgtcgtCACGTGGTCGTGGTGACAtgtttgcaaagggtctattTTTCACTTCAGTTGTGTTCACATGGCTCCACCGGTCCATATGTCATCCCTATTTATTTCCCCTATTTTTCACATCACAGTGTGCAACGGCTTTTCTAACAATGCTGGTGAACACCTGCATATGTAAATGCCATCACGCAAACATACTGCacgttagggctgcacaatatctTGTTGTTTGGGCTCATCACGagatcaactggcgcaatatactGCACACATTGCGAAAGGCACCCGAGATTGTCTGtgttagttgaaaaaaaaatatcagtagaaaacatgcattaaaatgtaaccgtcgttctttttttagtggtgacgtttatattcaattcaatttgtttACTAAAGGAACGTTGGAAATTacttcctttcatttgttttaaattcaacaagcaatctgttgtattttaacagaatactgaaagcagaactgactcagttctgcatttctgctgctttcagttcaACTGAGCAtgcttaatttatttattacaagAAATATAACGTTATTGAgatattcaacaacattttcgcatattttcctcatatcgtgcagccctaccgcACATTACAGCAGAACTGCAGGGTTAGAGCAATGGGGACAACTGAGCTTGGGTTTAAACTCAAAGTAATGACTCCAGTgttaaaacaggctaaaaagtCAACAAATGTGATGATAGTTATatgaataatgaaataaataacataatagtatgggaatgtttttgttgtgttttttttttcatcatcatgAGCTATGAGCAACATCaattgttttttctctctctttctctacctAAGGTACCTGGATGCCTACCTGAAGACTTTCCTTACCTCTGCAGAACGACATTTCATGTTGGGATTACAAGTGACATATTACGTGTTCACGGATCAACCAGACAAGGTACCACACCTTGAGCTTGGTCCTCAGCGAAGCCTGAAGGTTATCCATGTGGAAAAGCACTCCAGGTGGCAGGACATCTCTATGATGCGCATGAAAACGATATCAGATACCATAGAATCAGAGATTCGTCACCGCTGCAATTACGTCTTCTGCTTAGATGTGGATCAGGAGTTTAAGGGAAGATTTGGCTCAGAGGCTCTGGGGGATTCTGTAGCTCAGATACACGCCGGCTTTTTCAAAGCTCCACAGCAAAGCCTCACCTATGACAGAAACCCCAAATCCAAAGCCTTCATGGAAAGCGGAGATTACTACTACCATGCTGCTCTCTTTGGAGGCCTGTGTGAACATGTGAAGAGTTTGGCAGATCACTGCTTTCTGGGTATCATGGAGGACAAACAAAATGATGTGGAGGCTCTGTGGCACGATGAGAGTCATCTAAACAAGTACTTTTGGCTTCACAAACCAACCAGGTTGCTCTCCCCCGAGTACTGCTGGGACCAGGTTTCCAACAAGGACAACATACAAGTCATCCGCCTAATATGGGCACCAAAACATTATGACACGCTTCGTACTAAGTAGAGTGGCTAGAAGAGCAAGAAATTGCAAAAATGCAGTGCAAGATTGTTTACTGAAAAGGCTTTGTGTTGGACTCTTACCTAGGAAAGAAATAGCAGAATTAACCTTTCTTTTTGCCTTTGTTGAAATTCCAACTCAGGTAAATCTTAATTATCTTTGTCAAGGATGTGTTGAAAGGATTATGTTGACATAAAGTTTTGATATAAAATCTGCGTTACTTAACATGTTAAAGATGTCTTCAAGACATGGTTTTATACAAAGAAATTCTGACCTCCATCTTTTGACTTTCTGAGGGAATTTGTCAtggttgtgtgtattttgtgtttgggtgttttttcatttctcccctcctcccttTTTTATTGGTTGTTCTCTCCTGGCAGGGCTGGTGCAGTTAAGGGCCAGGCTGGCTGAGCTGGCTTCTTTACAAGGCACACCTGATCCTCATCTAGCCCGGTCATGACTCCACCATGGTGCCagacattaataaaaaaaaaaatttattttagttcttcaagttagagtttgcgaacttgtctgttagtgacagaggacaaacaattacaggttcaaagggctcgaaacaggtttaatatcctgtttTACTGTCGCAGATGCTATGCAcccagggtgcgaactacgggggagcttggctccccttaataagacatgggctcccctgaaaacgtgatttgtgaaattttgggggggtctctaaaaatattaacAGTATGTcatttgacgtgcaatttcagttttgtgtaatgtgatcatcgtggattattatgtgtaaaattgcaaaaatgttattaattcatgcatggtggcgatttgaacctaattcacttcaataaagataactatacatgctattcttgtcatGAACATCAAagcgtggcggcgctgcggtgcaaattcaactcatgtttagtacatgttaactcaaagattcgtagaaaaaatataaactttggaggccattaatctgtgcgcaaagtccttgaaatccattctgctgttagcatcatatagccatggcaaaaaggaaacaagacagtttaattcattttggttttactaagaaattgtgtagcggtGACGTTaatagtcaagtcaagtcaagtcaaagtttatttatacagcactatTTATACAGACAAGCTGACCAATGTGCTTTACAGAGCAATAGAATATCACACGAcagacaaaataagaaaaattaaaaacaaattaaacactaTTAAAAGCTATTgaataaaagtgtgttttcaaGAGTGACTTGAAAACTGATAAGTCAGAAGCAGAACGAATATGAGAGGGCAAGCTATTCCATAGTGTCGGGCCAGCAATGGCAAAGGCACGATAACCTCTGTGTTTTAACCTGTACCGTGGTATGGATAAAAGTTTCTGTGTACCTGACCTAAGATCCCATGAAGGAGTGTATTGCTCTAGGAGCTCCGATAAATAGAGGGGAGCTTGATTGTTAAGACatttataaacaaataaaagaattttaaaatcgACCCTAAAACGAACCGGCAACCAGTGAAGGGAAGCTAAAATTGGAGTGATGTGTTCGTGTTTACGAATGCCTTTTAAAAGTCTCGCTGCCGCATTCTGGACTGTTTGAAGACGTGTTAAAGTTGTAGAATTTATTCCGTAATATAAagcattacagtagtccagtcgggatgATAAAAATGCATGTATCACCCATTCAAAAGCTTGAGGACATAAAAACGGCTTAACTTTAGTCAGCATACGTAAATAGCACGaccgattcacctgctgcaagccctgttagcacacctcccgccggggtgacaacgcaagaagaagctgaagaaataatgtcctctctggctgaagatggtggTGGTAACAGCTCGTCAGAGGCCGTTCACCATCCcaacccctcttgctcctctctcccgttaaattggaacagccagcagtggagagacagggagagccgatatatacatggctgtttgttaaggatggaagcttggggtgcatcgcttaggcctaattgaacggagaaattatggtattcttcggtaacCTGactaatttcatttcatttcagtatttcatggcgcagattagaacccaaattgaaacgtaagcaactGAAACTGCTGAATttgaacattgtgtcaaattggacattattactgtgacttataaagtgtcagctttagttccatcatagtgttaatagtgtcaaaaaacgttagctgacgtgtTTGGTAGCTCACTCATAGATTATTagctaatgaaattactgatttagcagggggggggggttaacactttAGCAGG carries:
- the LOC120555364 gene encoding N-acetyllactosaminide alpha-1,3-galactosyltransferase-like, whose product is MSGLREKRVGIFCCLVLLVVSFTSLYLRYVVSLVPAQSLPVASEVTSEENLSINLDNTLNFGARQEVETRTSWKAPIIWEGMFDPKLYDQKHIQKKSSVALTVFAVGRYLDAYLKTFLTSAERHFMLGLQVTYYVFTDQPDKVPHLELGPQRSLKVIHVEKHSRWQDISMMRMKTISDTIESEIRHRCNYVFCLDVDQEFKGRFGSEALGDSVAQIHAGFFKAPQQSLTYDRNPKSKAFMESGDYYYHAALFGGLCEHVKSLADHCFLGIMEDKQNDVEALWHDESHLNKYFWLHKPTRLLSPEYCWDQVSNKDNIQVIRLIWAPKHYDTLRTK